From Microbacterium sp. YJN-G, a single genomic window includes:
- a CDS encoding Mur ligase family protein encodes MTTTSLPPVLRPAEPPLRALTELADRFARDVRGDLTGVQLSGITLATADLRAGEAFVAIRGVNRHGAELAQTAAEQGAVAIITDADGADIAASAGLPIVVVDDPRAVLGDLSAWVYGTGATDPLPLLLGTTGTNGKTSVSHLLQGILDQLGVVSGLSSTAERHIAGEVIVSRLTTPEASEMHALLALMRERAVEAVAVEVSAQALSRHRVDGIVFDVAGFTNLSHDHLDDYADMEEYFQAKLPLFTPERARRGVISLDSPFGARVVEHSGIPVVTVGTPSIAADPAAAEAADWVVTIDDERQAGTVFTLTGPSGRSLTTLVPVIGQHMAANAGLAIVMLLEAGYAWERLVETFQRDGQIVAHLPGRTQFISGESGPAVYVDFGHSPDAFEKTLAAVRRVTPGKVLMLFGADGDRDATKRFDMARTAVEGSDILVVTDHHPRFEDPASIRATLIEGARRAQPDAEIHEYSPPEKAIVAAVGMVGDGDAILWAGPGHQDYRDIRGVRTPYSARELARRALIAAGWPAPEPHWPVPYDDRV; translated from the coding sequence ATGACCACGACATCTCTGCCTCCTGTGCTCCGTCCCGCCGAGCCACCCCTTCGTGCGCTGACCGAGCTCGCCGACCGCTTCGCCCGTGACGTGCGCGGTGACCTCACCGGCGTCCAGCTCAGCGGCATCACCCTCGCCACCGCCGACCTGCGGGCCGGTGAGGCCTTCGTCGCCATCCGCGGGGTGAACAGGCATGGCGCCGAGCTCGCGCAGACGGCGGCCGAGCAGGGTGCGGTGGCGATCATCACGGATGCCGACGGCGCCGACATCGCCGCGTCCGCCGGTCTGCCGATCGTGGTCGTCGACGACCCGCGAGCCGTGCTGGGCGACCTGAGCGCCTGGGTCTACGGCACCGGGGCGACCGATCCGCTCCCGCTGCTGCTGGGCACGACGGGCACGAACGGCAAGACCAGCGTCTCGCACCTGCTGCAGGGCATCCTCGACCAGCTCGGCGTCGTCTCGGGCCTGTCGTCGACGGCCGAGCGGCACATCGCCGGAGAGGTCATCGTCTCGAGGCTGACGACGCCGGAGGCGTCGGAGATGCACGCGCTGCTCGCACTCATGCGCGAGCGGGCCGTCGAGGCTGTCGCCGTCGAGGTGAGCGCCCAGGCGCTGTCGCGTCACCGCGTCGACGGCATCGTGTTCGACGTGGCCGGCTTCACGAACCTCTCCCACGACCACCTCGACGACTACGCCGACATGGAGGAGTACTTCCAGGCGAAGCTGCCGCTGTTCACCCCAGAGCGCGCACGCCGCGGTGTGATCAGCCTCGACTCGCCGTTCGGCGCACGGGTGGTCGAGCACTCCGGCATCCCGGTGGTCACCGTCGGGACACCGTCGATCGCGGCCGACCCGGCCGCCGCGGAGGCTGCGGACTGGGTGGTCACGATCGACGACGAGCGTCAGGCCGGCACGGTCTTCACGCTCACCGGCCCGTCGGGGCGCAGCCTCACCACCCTGGTGCCGGTGATCGGCCAGCACATGGCCGCGAACGCGGGGCTGGCGATCGTGATGCTGCTCGAGGCGGGCTATGCGTGGGAGCGACTCGTCGAGACGTTCCAGCGCGACGGCCAGATCGTCGCCCACCTGCCCGGTCGCACCCAGTTCATCTCCGGCGAGTCCGGCCCGGCCGTCTACGTCGACTTCGGCCACTCCCCCGACGCGTTCGAGAAGACGCTCGCCGCCGTGCGGCGCGTGACGCCGGGCAAGGTGCTGATGCTGTTCGGCGCCGACGGCGACCGGGACGCCACCAAGCGGTTCGACATGGCCCGCACGGCCGTCGAGGGCAGCGACATCCTCGTGGTCACCGATCACCACCCGCGTTTCGAGGATCCGGCGTCGATCCGCGCCACTCTGATCGAGGGGGCGCGGCGCGCGCAGCCGGATGCCGAGATCCACGAGTACTCACCGCCCGAGAAGGCGATCGTCGCCGCAGTGGGCATGGTCGGCGACGGCGACGCCATCCTGTGGGCCGGCCCCGGCCACCAGGATTACCGTGACATCCGCGGTGTGCGCACCCCGTACTCCGCCCGCGAGCTCGCCCGGCGGGCGCTCATCGCCGCCGGCTGGCCGGCGCCCGAGCCGCACTGGCCGGTCCCGTACGACGACCGCGTCTGA
- a CDS encoding chorismate-binding protein, whose translation MTALPDRIRALAADPAASFVLIARDGGVELLTGDVVDVDLLAEIPLDGPDGRREVFAMVPYRQVRERGFEALDDGTPLRCLLVGEHERLDAAELMSALPTDPIDLRGGGFDISDEEYAEMVERVIADEIGRGEGANFVIRRDYRASFECNDRIAALTWFGALLEHERGAYWTFVVVTPGEIAVGASPEAHVVARDGIVTMNPISGTFRHPAGGATRESLTEFLSSTKETEELFMVVDEELKMMSQVCSDGGRITGPHLKEMSRLTHTEYMLRGRSRLDPRDILRETMFAPTVTGSPMQNACAVIRRHERSPRGYYSGVAALFTPNAEGGHDLDAPILIRTAYVADGHLRVPVGATLVRHSDPAGEVSETHGKAAGVLGAIGAIERDHAAEARDDDAPAPARLADDPEIAALLASRNTRLADFWMQPQDAHSAGHFTGLRTLVVDAEDRFTTMLAHQLRHLGLEVEIANWDAVTDAAIDAADLVVSGPGPGDPRDAASARIARMQQVVARRREAGTPLLAVCLSHQILADGVGIDLVPLDSPYQGVQKVVPVFGQDASVGFYNTFTARVEPGTTRVGAAEVSADAVTGDVYALRGERFASIQGHLESILSRDGIATLERLVAHALV comes from the coding sequence ATGACCGCTCTGCCCGATCGCATCCGAGCCCTTGCCGCCGACCCCGCCGCCTCGTTCGTGCTCATCGCCCGCGACGGGGGCGTCGAACTGCTCACCGGCGACGTCGTCGACGTCGACCTGCTCGCCGAGATCCCCCTCGACGGCCCCGACGGTCGCCGCGAGGTGTTCGCGATGGTGCCGTACCGGCAGGTGCGCGAACGGGGCTTCGAGGCCCTCGACGACGGCACGCCGCTGCGCTGCCTGCTCGTCGGCGAGCACGAGAGGCTGGATGCCGCAGAGCTGATGTCCGCCCTGCCCACCGACCCGATCGACCTGCGCGGTGGTGGCTTCGACATCTCCGACGAGGAGTACGCCGAGATGGTCGAGCGGGTCATCGCCGACGAGATCGGCCGCGGCGAGGGCGCCAACTTCGTCATTCGCCGCGACTACCGCGCGAGCTTCGAGTGCAACGACCGCATCGCCGCGCTGACCTGGTTCGGGGCTCTGCTCGAGCACGAGCGCGGCGCCTACTGGACATTCGTGGTGGTCACCCCCGGCGAGATCGCCGTGGGCGCCAGCCCCGAGGCTCATGTGGTCGCCCGCGACGGCATCGTCACCATGAACCCGATCTCGGGCACCTTCCGTCACCCCGCCGGCGGAGCGACCCGCGAATCGCTGACCGAGTTCCTCAGCTCCACCAAGGAGACCGAGGAGCTGTTCATGGTCGTCGACGAAGAGCTGAAGATGATGAGCCAGGTGTGCTCCGACGGCGGTCGCATCACCGGTCCGCATCTGAAGGAGATGTCGCGGCTCACGCACACCGAGTACATGCTGCGCGGGCGCAGCCGTCTCGACCCGCGCGACATCCTGCGCGAGACGATGTTCGCACCGACGGTGACCGGCTCGCCGATGCAGAACGCGTGCGCGGTGATCCGCCGCCACGAGCGCTCCCCTCGTGGCTACTACTCGGGCGTGGCGGCACTGTTCACGCCCAACGCCGAGGGCGGTCACGACCTGGACGCGCCGATCCTCATCCGCACCGCGTACGTCGCGGACGGGCACCTGCGCGTGCCGGTCGGGGCGACTCTCGTGCGGCACTCCGACCCGGCGGGCGAGGTCAGCGAGACCCACGGGAAGGCCGCCGGGGTGCTCGGCGCGATCGGCGCGATCGAGCGTGACCACGCCGCCGAGGCACGTGACGACGACGCGCCCGCGCCGGCGCGGCTGGCCGACGATCCGGAGATCGCCGCCCTGCTCGCCTCGCGCAACACCCGCCTCGCGGACTTCTGGATGCAGCCGCAGGATGCGCACTCTGCCGGGCACTTCACCGGTCTGCGCACGCTCGTGGTGGATGCCGAGGACCGCTTCACGACCATGCTGGCCCACCAGCTGCGTCATCTCGGGCTCGAGGTGGAGATCGCGAACTGGGATGCCGTGACCGACGCGGCCATCGATGCGGCCGACCTGGTCGTGTCGGGCCCGGGGCCCGGTGATCCGCGCGATGCCGCGTCGGCGCGCATCGCGCGCATGCAGCAGGTCGTCGCCCGCCGTCGCGAGGCGGGCACACCGCTGCTGGCGGTGTGCCTGAGCCATCAGATCCTCGCCGACGGCGTCGGCATCGATCTGGTGCCGCTGGATTCCCCTTACCAAGGCGTGCAGAAGGTCGTGCCGGTGTTCGGGCAGGATGCCTCGGTCGGCTTCTACAACACCTTCACGGCCCGGGTCGAACCGGGCACCACGCGCGTGGGGGCGGCCGAGGTCTCGGCGGATGCCGTCACGGGTGACGTCTACGCGCTGCGCGGCGAGCGGTTCGCCTCCATCCAGGGACACCTGGAGTCGATCCTGTCGCGTGACGGCATCGCCACGCTGGAGCGGCTCGTCGCGCACGCGCTCGTCTGA
- a CDS encoding asparaginase, producing the protein MLETLTVRDAVELAVVERSGFVESRHAGAAVVLSPEGEVVARHGNPDALILPRSSLKPLQAVAAVTAGAALDGEQLALGTASHTGTDRHVEVVREVLAAGGLTEDDLGCPPAWPSDAATRREMIADHADQARVRMNCSGKHALMLRACVATGWPTDGYLDPAHPLQQHIRDVIERLTGEKIAHTSVDGCGAPVHAMTLTGLARGIHRIGSASERSPFALHRVAGTLVRAVRENPWTIAGPREPDTIAIETLGVFAKGGAEGVMVMVAPNGATAALKMLDGSGRAATVVAATLLARAGALTDAEVATLTAALPLDVLGGGEPVGSIRPSASL; encoded by the coding sequence GTGCTGGAGACCCTGACTGTCCGTGATGCTGTCGAACTCGCCGTCGTGGAGCGCAGCGGCTTCGTGGAGTCCCGCCATGCGGGTGCCGCGGTCGTGCTCTCACCGGAGGGCGAGGTGGTCGCCCGGCATGGGAATCCGGATGCCCTGATCCTGCCCCGCTCGAGCCTGAAGCCGCTGCAGGCGGTTGCGGCCGTGACCGCCGGTGCCGCCCTGGATGGCGAGCAGCTGGCGCTGGGCACGGCGAGCCACACCGGCACCGACCGCCATGTGGAGGTCGTCCGCGAGGTGCTGGCGGCCGGTGGACTCACCGAGGACGATCTGGGCTGCCCGCCGGCCTGGCCCTCGGATGCCGCGACGCGCCGCGAGATGATCGCCGACCATGCCGACCAGGCGCGCGTGCGGATGAACTGCTCGGGAAAGCACGCCCTGATGCTGCGCGCCTGCGTTGCGACCGGATGGCCGACGGACGGGTACCTCGACCCGGCGCACCCGCTGCAGCAGCACATCCGCGACGTCATCGAGCGGCTCACCGGTGAGAAGATCGCACACACCTCGGTCGACGGCTGCGGTGCACCCGTGCACGCCATGACCCTGACCGGTCTCGCGCGCGGCATCCACCGCATCGGCTCCGCCTCGGAGCGCTCGCCCTTCGCCCTGCACCGGGTGGCGGGCACGCTGGTGCGCGCCGTGCGCGAGAACCCGTGGACCATCGCCGGCCCCCGAGAGCCCGACACCATCGCGATCGAGACGCTCGGAGTCTTCGCGAAGGGCGGAGCCGAGGGCGTGATGGTGATGGTCGCCCCGAACGGCGCCACCGCGGCGCTGAAGATGCTCGACGGCAGCGGACGCGCCGCGACCGTGGTGGCGGCGACGCTGCTGGCCCGCGCAGGTGCCCTCACCGACGCCGAGGTCGCGACGCTGACTGCGGCGCTTCCGCTCGACGTGCTCGGCGGCGGCGAGCCGGTCGGCAGCATCCGCCCCAGCGCCTCGCTCTGA
- a CDS encoding M50 family metallopeptidase → MEILLYLGGILFMLVGLGLSIGLHEVGHLVPAKLFGVRVGQYMIGFGPRLWSKRIGETEYGFKALPLGGFISMSGMYPPSDRAGAAKGLFASLVQDARTANDETIAEGAEERVFYRLPVWKRIIVMLGGPAMNLVLAIAIFTLMASGIGMQQASTTISAVSECVIPAGATTQQECTDADPVAPAAQAGFEPGDRLVSVGGEPVATFAEASEIIQAAPGRALDVVVLRDGAETKLTLTPVAAERAEIGADGRPVTGADGEPVTHTVGYAGVTSQYEFVRQPIGTGAELAFQQTGAVAGLVANLPVKLWDVGVSLVTGAERDPNGPLSVVGVGRIAGEVAATDAPVLNRLAVLLNLLAALNIALFVFNLIPLLPLDGGHVVVALWDGLKRLWARMTGRPQPQPVDATRLVPVTVVVAVLLIAMAALLIVADLVKPMNLLG, encoded by the coding sequence GTGGAGATCCTGCTGTATCTGGGCGGCATCCTGTTCATGCTGGTCGGACTCGGCCTGTCGATCGGGCTGCATGAGGTGGGCCATCTGGTGCCCGCGAAGCTGTTCGGCGTGCGCGTCGGGCAGTACATGATCGGCTTCGGGCCGCGGCTGTGGTCCAAGCGCATCGGCGAGACCGAGTACGGCTTCAAGGCGCTGCCGCTGGGCGGCTTCATCTCGATGTCGGGCATGTACCCGCCCTCCGATCGTGCGGGAGCGGCCAAGGGCCTGTTCGCCTCGCTCGTGCAGGACGCCCGCACGGCCAACGACGAGACGATCGCCGAGGGCGCCGAGGAGCGCGTCTTCTACCGCCTGCCGGTGTGGAAGCGCATCATCGTCATGCTCGGCGGGCCGGCCATGAACCTCGTCCTGGCGATCGCGATCTTCACCCTGATGGCGTCGGGCATCGGCATGCAGCAGGCGAGCACGACGATCTCGGCGGTCAGCGAGTGCGTGATCCCCGCGGGCGCCACCACCCAGCAGGAGTGCACGGATGCCGATCCCGTGGCCCCGGCCGCGCAGGCCGGCTTCGAACCCGGCGACCGGCTGGTCAGCGTCGGCGGCGAGCCGGTGGCGACGTTCGCCGAGGCCTCGGAGATCATTCAGGCTGCCCCCGGTCGCGCTCTCGACGTGGTCGTCCTCCGCGACGGGGCGGAGACGAAGCTGACCCTCACCCCCGTCGCCGCGGAGCGAGCCGAGATCGGGGCGGACGGCCGCCCGGTCACAGGCGCGGACGGCGAACCGGTCACGCACACGGTGGGCTACGCGGGGGTCACCTCGCAGTACGAGTTCGTGCGTCAGCCGATCGGCACCGGCGCCGAGCTCGCATTCCAGCAGACTGGAGCCGTCGCGGGCCTGGTCGCGAATCTGCCCGTCAAGCTGTGGGATGTCGGCGTGTCACTGGTGACAGGCGCCGAGCGCGATCCGAACGGCCCGCTCAGCGTGGTCGGCGTCGGTCGTATCGCCGGCGAGGTCGCCGCCACCGACGCCCCGGTGCTGAACCGGCTGGCGGTGCTGCTGAATCTGCTCGCCGCGTTGAACATCGCCCTGTTCGTGTTCAACCTGATCCCGCTGCTGCCGCTCGACGGCGGCCACGTCGTGGTCGCGCTGTGGGACGGGCTGAAGCGGCTGTGGGCGCGGATGACCGGCAGGCCGCAGCCGCAGCCCGTGGATGCCACCCGGCTGGTGCCGGTCACGGTCGTCGTCGCGGTGCTGCTGATCGCGATGGCGGCGCTGCTGATCGTCGCCGACCTGGTCAAGCCCATGAACCTGCTCGGCTGA
- the dxr gene encoding 1-deoxy-D-xylulose-5-phosphate reductoisomerase, producing the protein MRRVIVLGSTGSIGTQALDVIRANPRRFELVGISAGSNAELVTQQAEEFHLEHTALGAAESEQLVRDVEADVVLNAITGSIGLGSTLAALKAGRTLALANKESLIVGGELVRSAAAEGQIVPVDSEHSALAQALRAGTRGEVRRLVVTASGGPFRGRTRTELAEVTPEQALAHPTWDMGRMVTTNSATLVNKGLEVIEAHLLFDVPYDDIEVVVHPQSIVHSMVEFVDGSTIAQASPPDMRLPISLGLDWPHRVGGVGRPLDWRQATSWTFEPLDDEAFPAVALAKTVGRAGKTFPAVYNAANEQAVNAFHEGRLSFLGIVDTVQRVVDAHDAPDELSVDTLAAAETWARSQADALIASA; encoded by the coding sequence ATGCGTCGCGTCATCGTCCTCGGCTCCACGGGCTCCATCGGCACCCAGGCGCTGGACGTGATCCGCGCCAATCCGCGGCGCTTCGAGCTGGTCGGGATCTCGGCGGGCTCGAATGCAGAGCTCGTCACCCAGCAGGCCGAGGAGTTCCACCTCGAGCACACCGCCCTGGGTGCAGCCGAATCCGAGCAGCTGGTGCGCGATGTCGAGGCCGACGTCGTGCTCAACGCGATCACCGGCTCCATCGGCCTGGGCTCCACGCTGGCAGCACTGAAGGCGGGCCGCACCCTGGCGCTGGCGAACAAGGAGTCGCTCATCGTCGGCGGCGAGCTGGTGCGCTCCGCCGCGGCTGAAGGACAGATCGTGCCCGTCGACTCCGAGCACTCGGCACTCGCCCAGGCGCTGCGCGCCGGAACACGTGGCGAGGTGCGGCGCCTGGTCGTCACAGCATCCGGTGGTCCGTTCCGAGGCCGCACCCGGACCGAGCTCGCCGAGGTCACCCCGGAGCAGGCACTCGCCCACCCCACCTGGGACATGGGGCGGATGGTGACCACCAACTCCGCCACGCTCGTGAACAAGGGCCTCGAGGTCATCGAGGCGCACCTGCTGTTCGACGTGCCCTACGACGACATCGAGGTCGTCGTGCATCCGCAGTCGATCGTGCACTCCATGGTCGAGTTCGTCGACGGCTCGACCATCGCCCAGGCCTCACCGCCCGACATGCGCCTGCCCATCTCGCTCGGGCTGGACTGGCCGCACCGCGTCGGGGGAGTGGGGCGACCGCTCGACTGGCGCCAGGCGACCAGCTGGACCTTCGAGCCGCTCGATGACGAGGCCTTCCCGGCCGTCGCCCTGGCGAAGACCGTCGGGCGCGCGGGAAAGACCTTCCCCGCCGTCTACAACGCCGCCAACGAGCAGGCCGTCAACGCGTTCCACGAGGGGCGGCTGAGCTTCCTGGGCATCGTCGACACCGTCCAGCGCGTCGTCGACGCGCACGACGCCCCGGACGAGCTGAGCGTGGACACGCTCGCGGCGGCTGAGACCTGGGCCCGCAGCCAGGCGGATGCGCTGATCGCATCCGCCTGA
- the ispG gene encoding flavodoxin-dependent (E)-4-hydroxy-3-methylbut-2-enyl-diphosphate synthase encodes MPRVPEVLAPRRKSRQIRVGKVLVGGDAPVSVQSMTTTKTTDINGTLQQIAELTASGCEIVRVAVPSQDDADVLHIIAKKSQIPVIADIHFQPKYVFQAIDAGCAAVRVNPGNIRKFDDQVGAIAKAAQAAGVSLRIGVNAGSLDRRLLEKYGKATPEALVESAVWEASLFEEHDFHDFKISVKHNDPVVMVKAYRQLAERGDWPLHLGVTEAGPAFQGTIKSATAFGILLGEGIGDTIRVSLSAPPAEEVKVGHQILQSLNLRERKLEIVSCPSCGRAQVDVYSLADDVTEGLKDMTVPLRVAVMGCVVNGPGEAREADLGVASGNGKGQIFVKGEVIKTVPESEIVATLIEEANRIASEMGADAPTGTAQVVTG; translated from the coding sequence ATGCCGCGCGTCCCCGAAGTCCTCGCTCCTCGTCGCAAGTCCCGTCAGATCCGGGTCGGCAAGGTGCTGGTCGGCGGCGACGCCCCCGTCAGCGTCCAGTCGATGACGACGACCAAGACGACCGACATCAACGGCACCCTGCAGCAGATCGCCGAGTTGACGGCATCCGGCTGCGAGATCGTGCGCGTGGCCGTCCCCTCGCAGGACGACGCCGATGTGCTGCACATCATCGCGAAGAAGAGCCAGATCCCGGTGATCGCCGACATCCATTTCCAGCCTAAGTACGTCTTTCAGGCCATCGACGCGGGCTGCGCGGCGGTGCGCGTGAACCCCGGCAACATCCGCAAGTTCGACGATCAGGTCGGCGCGATCGCCAAGGCGGCCCAGGCCGCGGGTGTGTCGCTGCGCATCGGCGTCAACGCGGGATCGCTGGATCGCCGCCTGCTGGAGAAGTACGGCAAGGCCACCCCCGAGGCGCTCGTCGAGAGCGCCGTCTGGGAGGCGTCGCTGTTCGAGGAGCACGACTTCCACGACTTCAAGATCTCGGTCAAGCACAACGACCCGGTCGTGATGGTCAAGGCGTACCGTCAGCTCGCAGAACGCGGTGACTGGCCGCTGCACCTCGGTGTGACCGAGGCGGGACCGGCGTTCCAGGGCACCATCAAGAGCGCCACGGCGTTCGGCATCCTGCTCGGCGAGGGCATCGGCGACACGATCCGCGTGTCGCTGTCGGCCCCGCCGGCCGAAGAGGTCAAGGTCGGCCACCAGATCCTGCAGTCGCTGAACCTGCGCGAGCGCAAGCTCGAGATCGTCTCGTGCCCGTCGTGCGGGCGCGCACAGGTCGACGTGTACTCGCTGGCCGACGACGTCACCGAGGGTCTGAAGGACATGACCGTGCCGCTGCGCGTGGCCGTCATGGGCTGCGTCGTCAACGGTCCCGGCGAGGCCCGCGAGGCCGACCTGGGTGTCGCCTCCGGCAACGGCAAGGGGCAGATCTTCGTCAAGGGCGAGGTCATCAAGACGGTGCCCGAGTCGGAGATCGTGGCCACCCTCATCGAGGAGGCCAACCGCATCGCCTCCGAGATGGGCGCCGACGCACCCACCGGCACGGCGCAGGTCGTCACCGGCTGA
- a CDS encoding OsmC family protein, with protein sequence MAQHPLGEHHYALSVTWTGNRGTGTTGYRDYARDVTISIEGKPELLASSDRPFRGDPARWNPEDLLVAALAECHLLAYLHACVTAGVVVTSYRDDATGIMREDGRGGGAFAEVTLRPQVTVADASMVEAAQQAHRQANEWCFIANSVNFPVHHEASVTVGPVLGP encoded by the coding sequence ATGGCACAGCATCCACTCGGTGAGCACCACTACGCCCTCTCGGTCACCTGGACGGGGAACCGCGGAACCGGCACGACCGGCTACCGCGACTACGCACGCGACGTGACGATCTCGATCGAGGGCAAGCCCGAGCTGCTGGCCTCCTCCGACCGGCCCTTCCGCGGCGACCCCGCCCGCTGGAACCCCGAGGACCTGCTCGTCGCGGCCCTCGCCGAATGCCACCTGCTCGCGTACCTGCATGCCTGCGTGACCGCCGGCGTGGTGGTGACCTCGTACCGAGACGACGCGACCGGGATCATGCGCGAGGACGGCCGCGGCGGCGGCGCCTTCGCCGAGGTGACCCTGCGCCCGCAGGTCACCGTCGCCGACGCGAGCATGGTCGAGGCTGCGCAGCAGGCGCACCGTCAGGCGAACGAGTGGTGCTTCATCGCGAACTCGGTCAACTTCCCCGTGCACCACGAGGCGAGCGTCACCGTCGGCCCCGTACTGGGTCCCTGA
- a CDS encoding lysophospholipid acyltransferase family protein has protein sequence MSSESPTAPENDPESPSPRRAGLRYAIGRLIAASLARIIYRPRIEGRDNVPREGAVILASNHLSFIDSMAIPVAAPRPVHFLAKSSYFEGTGFKGALSREFFTSVGAIPVRRGAGQAALDALDQQRQLLDEGLAVALYPEGTRSTDGRLYKGRTGVAFLALQTGAPVVPVGLIGTDRVMPVGAKTPSLSERVTVRFGEPIDVSKHGPATSGKARRLATDEIMAAIHALSGQELAGVYNEPPAQGTIEKIKQALPHERR, from the coding sequence ATGAGCTCTGAGTCGCCGACCGCGCCCGAGAACGATCCGGAATCGCCGTCACCGCGACGCGCGGGGCTGCGGTACGCGATCGGCCGCCTGATCGCCGCGTCGCTTGCTCGCATCATCTACCGGCCCCGGATCGAGGGCCGCGATAACGTGCCGCGTGAGGGCGCCGTGATCCTCGCGAGCAACCACCTGTCGTTCATCGACTCGATGGCGATCCCGGTCGCCGCTCCCCGCCCGGTGCACTTCCTGGCGAAGTCGAGCTACTTCGAGGGCACCGGCTTCAAGGGCGCCCTCTCACGCGAGTTCTTCACCTCGGTGGGCGCCATCCCGGTTCGCCGCGGCGCGGGGCAGGCCGCCCTGGATGCGCTGGATCAGCAGCGTCAGCTGCTCGACGAGGGCCTGGCCGTCGCCCTGTATCCCGAGGGCACCCGGTCCACCGACGGACGGCTGTACAAGGGCCGCACGGGCGTCGCCTTCCTCGCACTGCAGACCGGGGCACCGGTGGTGCCGGTGGGTCTGATCGGCACCGACCGGGTGATGCCGGTCGGTGCGAAGACGCCGTCGCTCAGCGAGCGGGTCACGGTGCGGTTCGGTGAGCCCATCGACGTCTCCAAGCACGGTCCCGCCACCAGCGGCAAGGCGCGTCGCCTCGCGACCGACGAGATCATGGCGGCGATCCACGCGCTGAGCGGCCAGGAGCTGGCGGGCGTGTACAACGAGCCGCCCGCTCAGGGCACGATCGAGAAGATCAAGCAGGCGCTGCCGCACGAGCGGCGCTGA
- a CDS encoding FKBP-type peptidyl-prolyl cis-trans isomerase: protein MRLRPLALLSTVAVSALLLTGCSDSAAPEPSSTDSTASGDVCEQVAKPGTVSDSVTVEGDFGAVSTAKFELGQDVTELQRTVVTEGDGAKIKEGAYVSYALSAFDVATGDRVGDVGYVSGELLPQQVLADPTLAQVIGCASVGSRLAAVFPGQEGGAGAQVYVVDVLDTVPLAAWGEDKPAAEGMPEVKLAKNGEPAVSIPDGDAPAELKVSVLKEGDGEPVADGDTTLLQYFGVNWADGKSFDSSWSRGEPISIPGNTYVPGFVQALEGQKAGSQVLVVIPPELGYGDQASEAIPANSTLVFVIDILATQHAPAAQ from the coding sequence TTGCGTCTGCGTCCCCTCGCTCTTCTCTCCACCGTCGCCGTGTCCGCGCTGCTGCTGACCGGCTGTTCCGACAGCGCCGCCCCTGAGCCGTCGTCGACCGACTCCACCGCGAGCGGCGACGTCTGCGAGCAGGTCGCCAAGCCCGGTACTGTCTCCGACAGCGTCACCGTCGAGGGTGACTTCGGCGCCGTGTCCACCGCGAAGTTCGAGCTGGGGCAGGACGTGACCGAGCTGCAGCGCACCGTCGTCACCGAGGGTGACGGCGCGAAGATCAAGGAGGGCGCGTACGTCTCGTACGCACTCAGCGCCTTCGACGTCGCCACCGGCGATCGTGTCGGCGACGTCGGCTACGTGTCGGGCGAGCTGCTGCCGCAGCAGGTGCTGGCAGACCCGACGCTGGCCCAGGTCATCGGCTGCGCGAGCGTCGGCTCGCGCCTGGCCGCGGTCTTCCCCGGCCAGGAGGGCGGGGCCGGCGCTCAGGTGTACGTGGTCGACGTGCTCGACACCGTGCCGCTGGCGGCCTGGGGCGAGGACAAGCCCGCGGCCGAGGGCATGCCCGAGGTGAAGCTGGCGAAGAACGGCGAACCCGCCGTCAGCATCCCCGACGGCGACGCCCCCGCCGAGCTGAAGGTCTCCGTGCTCAAGGAGGGCGACGGCGAGCCCGTCGCCGACGGCGACACCACCCTGCTGCAGTACTTCGGCGTGAACTGGGCCGACGGCAAGAGCTTCGACTCCTCGTGGTCGCGCGGTGAGCCGATCTCGATCCCCGGCAACACCTACGTGCCCGGATTCGTGCAGGCCCTCGAGGGGCAGAAGGCCGGTTCGCAGGTGCTCGTGGTGATCCCGCCGGAGCTCGGCTACGGCGACCAGGCCTCCGAGGCCATCCCGGCGAACTCGACCCTCGTGTTCGTCATCGACATCCTCGCGACGCAGCACGCACCCGCCGCGCAGTGA